The region atctcacacacacacacacacacacctgaaacacGAGCTGCACACACGTGCATGTTTGCAGGAGATGAGAGTTAATGACTGTAATGGATCAAACCAGGACATGAGATATTAATGTATGTCTGAATCTGGAGAATAAatcacactgttcttcagagCAGTGGAGACCTGGAGCAGAGTCTGGATTTCACAAAACTcacacaataataatttaacagaAAATGGCCCTGTAAAGGGGAGAAATGTAAAGTGTGGTGTAAAACACTGCATGGATTTTATATGCAATAAAAAATCATACCATTCAATCGGAGTCTGAACGTTACTGCTTTGAATCTGTACCATTTTTCATTGATAAGAGGAGATtcatccatttttaaaataacattcagAAGCTTCTGTGTATATTTTGATGTGATTTAGAGGAGTTTAGTGGGATGTAGGATGTACAAGAAAATATTCTAAAGGGTCTAAGTGATGTTGTGCAGGTATATAGAGGATCTTTAGGTACTTTAGTGCCGTTTGGGGGAGTGTAAGAGGTTTTATGTGTGTCTTGAGGGAATTATAGTACATTCTGCGGAGTTTTGAGGGGTATTAGAGATGTTGGGCGTGTTTAATGGGGATGTAAATCATTTTGAAGACGTTTATGATTTGTATGTGGTGGCAGAGTATTTAAAAGTGTTCTAGGTTTTTATTTCAGGGGACAGCATGTTTTAAGGGGTTTCTCCGAGTGTTTTGGGGGTTTATActacagcagaaaaaaagactattaagtaaacaataaaatttacatgattataataatgataTGAAAACGTTATGTGACCAAATCAGTGGTGGGGAAAATGatctaattaattaaaaaatgacattaaagaaTCAATTTCAGCAGAGACTGTTCAGCCTGTTAGGCTAAGGCTGGAGCTGTGATGTCACTCAGTACCCGTGGTGCATTCAAGCTCTCTCCGATTCTCTGTTTTAAATTCGGTGGGAAACAATCATCAGCATTCTCAAAAACATGCGTAAGTATAACTCCACGTCTCCAGGGAAATGTTATTAACGTTTTACCGAACAGTCATATTATTTTCcccaacatttaaaaaaacttttcattttGACTTTGAAAATGTGCAAAACATGATTTTCCCACAGTagctttacatttgtttttattaagatttttaaaaacacaactgatatatttaataatattattattattttgtgtggTTTGAgcaaacatgaaaaataaaacatctgaaaaCAGCTAGAATAGAAAATATGACATGGCTCTGTTATGAAATAGGTTCGTGTTGTTGTGTGTAAACGGGGAATCCCGGGCAGAGTTTTAGCTCTTGAACGCAGCACGGTCCTCACCTGTAATCCAGGTAAATCAGGTGAGAGCGGAGATAGAACCGAGCTTTTACCGAGAACCGGAGCCGATAACCCGGATCTACTGCTCAAGGGGTTCCATTTAGGTCCAGGCTAAGAGCTTTGGATAATGATTAGTGAGTAATAGATTATACGTTTGTCAAAAATAAAGTAATTACCTTCACTTCCGTGATCTTTACTCTCAGACGGTGAATTCAAAACAACTGAGGTTTTTCAACTAAAGCCTATGAGGTGAGTCAACACATCTCCAGTTAACATTTACTGTACTTTTAGGAGTTTTATGAGGAAGTAATAGACCATTTGGAGCAGCAGAGTGATTGGTTGATCCAGTTAGACGTTTAAAATTGGATAAAATATGGTTCTATGTTCTATTTCTTATTGGATtcctccgttccaccttaaatgcagtACAATAGCAACAGACTTTGTTTTGTTGCATTGTGACAATCCATCTTCCGTTAATTTAATAACTGAATtgttcattccaccttaaacagtgcattTAGAGTGCCTGTAGGTTGTATGTTCGCTGACAGTCTCTACTCAATTAGTTTCCTATTGGAAttccccgttccaccttaaaatcctCAGGCGCCAGAATGTCATTTCtgctgcatttaaggtggaacgaaataACGTAAACGAAAGAAGTCTATTTCGGCCCCCGCTAATTAATCTGGGTTAGCATCCACCTTTACTCACTCAAGTTCGGaacgttttaaggtggaacaaaattCCAAGAAAtagctttctgtgttttattgacTCATCCTTGAATGGCATCCTGGTAATAATGCCCTGAGGAGGGAGGTGGCTGCTgtaaaaatagtttaaaatgTTTGGAAGGGGAGTTTTGGTAGTGAATGATGTGGGAATGCAGGCAGATGCCAGTTTTTCTTGTGTAATTCAGTcagaaaaatacacatttttgcaATGTAGAAACAGACATGCTGCTCCAACTAAATttacaatacaaaaaaatacgTACATTAAAATCCAGGTAACCCAGTGTCACCTAATCATTCAGccacaataaatacaaataaaatgtaacatctgtaaaatattgattcggatgtaaaaaaatatatagggcCTGTTTTTCGGTGCATAAAAGCAATTAAACATTGTGTTTTCAGGTCCTGACCGTGGTGTGCCATGCCGGGCCACAGCTCCGTGCCAAACCACAAGTCCCGCTCCCACGCTCAAGGTACGGGACGATGCAGGCCAGAGGGCTTCCGGCAAGGACGCACCAACTCCAGAGACAGTGCCACCAGTCAAGAGTCATACCGGGAACACTACAATTATCAGCAGGAATCATCCCGAGAATACCAGAGTGTTCCCCCCGAAACACACAGGAATCACTACGGTTCTCCCATGGAAACATACAAGGAATCTTATCGGGAATACCACGGCACATTTCAGGATTCATACCGAGATCACAAAACGTCTTCTCAAGAACCATACCAGAACCACCATGGTGTTCCACAAAACGTTTACCGGGATCACAACAGCCCTGGGCATGACCTGTACTGGGATCACCGCGGCACTGGCCAGGAAGCCTCTCGGGAGCGCAATGTTCCTAATCAGGAGTTTTCCAGAGAACAGTACTGCGACCGCGCACGAACTATCGACGTTCAGCCGTCCGCCAACCCTCCGCCCCGATACGCTAACGGACGTGGATCTGAGTCCCTGGGCTTTATCCCAGGCTCGGCAGCGGCAGCACCGGTGGCAGGAGGTCGGGCCTGTGGATCCTGCTCCTCTATGGGATGGAGCGGCTGCAGGGCTTTTTTGTGCTGCGTTCTCACCTGCGGCATTTACGGAAACCGGCAGCCGTGTTTACCTGCGAACGAGAGCTCCACAGACAACCCACCCAAATCTGACCCTGAGCCTCGCAGAGCCGGTAACCTCGCCATATCCAACCCCACCTGCGGCGTAACGATGGAGCCCAGCAAGCAAGCGCCGCAGCTGCCCAGTTCCGAAAGCTTCCGCTACCGGGACGTGTACCTGGCCGGGAAGAAGGTGGTGTACCCTGCAAACTCTGAGGCCCCTCCCCGCCGCAGCAGAAACACAGGTAAAGGAGAGAGCCAGCGGCCCGTCAGCAACACCAGCGTCTACTCCCGAGAAGACCTGGACTTGGATGACATGGACGACGGCGGCACGGACATAGACTCGCTCATCACCAAGAAGCTGCTGGAGCTCTACAAGCTTCACCAGATCGAACAGCTGGCCAAATGCACTTCTGATCAGTCGTTTTCCCGCAAGACCAACGAGATCAGCGACCTGATTAACAGCATCGCTCAGGACTACAACCTGGAGGAGCAGGAGGCTGAATGCAGGCTGGTCCACGGAGTCATACGCATCAGCACCCGCAAGTACAGGTCTCGGGATGCGCTGATGCCAGCCAGCACCAGGAGAGATGGGACTCTGCCTGACAGCGGCAACGAGACCATGACCTTCACTTTCAGCAATGGTGAGAGGAACATTAAGAGGTCCGCAGCTGTAATTTATCACTGATTCCAACGCATCTGCACCAAGAAGATATTGTGCAAGGCAGATCTTTACACTTAACTACATTCCTTTAGGTCTGAGTCAAGCCTAAACAATAGAAAGacactttgggcttaagttatccaGCTAAATCTAAAGCCCTTCTTTTTTGCCACACCCTCCAGGTGCTCAGTGCCTCACCAGCTGATGCTCATATGGTATCAGTATCATTGCACATCAATAAAAATAGAGCCAAAGTGATTCCTGACAACTCTTATTCCATTAGTTTTCactgctttgtgtttttaactTCTGACCATACGTTTGTGTATTTCAGCAGAGCCCGAGGTGCAGGTGTCCGAGTTGACGCCGTCCGATGAACTCGCTCGGAAAATGAGAATGCACAGTGGCCGAAGTGGTGAGTCTCGCACTTTCTCAGAGTTTCTCACTGTATCCCACCACACTGCAGGCAAAGAGCCTTGGATATGATTTTCTATCACCACTCAGAATCATCCCATAGAGTGTCATCACTCCGGAGAACACACTCCCGGGGCGCCACAACTCAGTACTCGGTCCTGGGGAGCTTTATACCCCTCCAACCCATATTTGGAACTACACACGGTAAATTAGACCTAGGTTCATGTGCAGATGCTTCTCGAGATGCCCCGTATTTTTTAGGGGACGCCCAGAATGAAGAGCACAAGGAgcagtgtggagcagtgtgttttctcctcttttctcatGTCCGCGCTGTGTCGGGAGAACAACATCCTAGGAGCCTCGTCTCTGCTCCCGAGGCTGTCGTCCGTCTCTTTGTCTTCGTCTTGGACGCTGGCGCTCTAGCTCCTCGGCTCGTTTTTCAGACGCTCAGAAATCAGCTCTCGGCGCTTTGTCCTGGGCCAGCTCTCACGTCTCGCTCCTTCATTATGTCATTTACTGATCGTCTCACCTTTCAGAGCCAGGTGAAGGAATGTGTTTATGATTCTAAGGAGGGGGAAAAGTGCCAGGTGTCATTTTACAGCGCCGgagaaaaatggacaaaaaacaCTCTTATGGAAGCTGCTTGAGTAACGTTTAAAAGATGAACAGAGATGGGATTAATGTCTGTGAGGATGatgattatttcttttttttctttccacatTAGTTCCTTTTATGATCATCGTTGCgttgaataatttgaatattcgactacttgtaataataatatatatttctaaatattgTTTGCATATATAATACGTTTAAAAtatcttaaaggggacatagtCTCTCCTTCGCCACGAGGGAACGGAATTCTGGGTCTTAACAATGAGCCGCTCGTTGTTCACCCCGAACCTGAGCAcgcagcagtgttctccccctgtgtaaacagcctgttcctttaaatgataatgagccgcacGCTGTTCGCCCCGACCCTGAGCAcgcagcagtgttctccccctgtgtaaacagcctgttcctttaaatgataatgagccgcacGCTGTTCGCCCCGACCCTGAGCAcgcagcagtgttctccccctgtgtaaacagcctgttcctttaaatgataatgagccgcacGCTGTTCGCCCCGACCCTGAGCAcgcagcagtgttctccccctgtgtaaacagcctgttcctttaaatgataatgagccgcacACTGTTCGCCCCGACCCTGAGCgcgcagcagtgaggagcgaggagcagaagctctagtAAAGCCACAGCACTGGGAAGAGATTGTGTGACGTACTCAGTTTGTAGAGTGTTTTAATCTCTAGTTAGAACCGGATCAGTGCTGGGAgttgtgtgtgtcttgtgtgttatgtttgttataaagtgtgtgttggtgttttgtGCCCACAGCTTATTACTCCAGCTCAGCAACAGACTCTTCAGGAGCACCACTGCTGTGCTGACCACTCAGCTGAATCACAGACCACTGGGGCTCGGTTACAGACCAAACAACTGGACCACTGTGAGTGGACTAGACACTGCACGACATCGAGTATAGACCTCTCCACTGGACTTAAGGTAGCACAGCTGGATAATAGATGGCACCGCCGGCTAGGAACCACCCCGATGATTTAAAGGCTGGACTGCTGGGACCACTAGAGACACCTTGAGTGAATTAGAGACGGTAAAACACTCCAATAAATGATAGATCACTCAGCTGGACTAGAGCCTACTTAACTGGACCTAAGAACGATTGGATGGACTTGAGGCCTTTAGACTGGATTAGATACTGGGAGTTGGACTGAGACCACACAGCTGGATTAGAGATGActcaactgggccagagtccACACATCTGAGTCCAAAATGTCCACCTGGACTTGGATTTCAGACCAATCAGGcagattacagactgtagaACAGAACTACAGACCATGTGGCCAGATTAAAGACTGTCCAGCTGGATAAGAGACTGCTCAGTTATGCAGAGTTCATGTAACTGCACTAGAGACTCCTCAGTTTAATAAGAGACCAGAGATTAGTCTCATGGATTACAGACTGAACAACTGGATTGAGGACTACTCGGATGGTCTACAGACCACTGGATTATAAACTGCTCTGCTCCAGTCATCCCTCTTTATCCTGTAGTATTTTATAAGAttaaagaagtgtgtgtgtgtgtgtggctgatgGGATTAGACTGAGGTTTTTAAAGCGCAGCTTGTGTCTTGAAGCAGAAACAGTGCCTTTGCCGTGTGCTGTGTTTATGTATCGCGTCCCTGCAGCTGTTTTTTATCCGCTCTGTttttaaacctctctctctccctccccttgCGTTTTTCTCGAGCAGATGCttctgctgctggagttctgtCCGACCGAGCGTCTGATGGATGGTTGATTTCAGCTTTGAAATGTGTTGCTGCTTCTTTTTCTGACCGTCCTCCTGTTACACCTCGCTGAggttattttagttttgtttttttaactgagATTATTTTAGTCGTGTTACAAActcttaattttttaaagttaattcTCCTGCTGTGGTTGGGTTTGGACGTGACCCACGTGTTTCTGTTTTGCTCACATTTTTAGCACGTTACGGTGTttcaaatgttttgtttgtttgtttttacatgaaTAAAAAGGAATGCTCTCTATCTGCTCTCTGTTGTTTTCACGCATCAACACCACACTGTGTTGGACATGTTCTTGAACTGAAAGCGAGGGACGTGTGGACAACGTGACTGACTCCTGATTTATTTACTTAGAACTGCACTGTGTTTGGAggcttctctgtctgtctctctctttcttttcctgtctctcttcctctttctcattctttttctctctctctctctttctctttccctctctctttcttttcctctgtctctcttcctctttctctctctctttctcattctttttctctctctctctctttcttttcctctgtctctcttcctctttctctttctcattctttttctctctctatctctttccctctgtctctttctctttccctgtctctctctttcttttcctctcttattctttttctctctgtctgtctctctcttttccactgtcttcttcctctctttctcttttcctctgtctctcttcccctatctttctgtctctccctttctgtttacctttttttatttacatttgtttaaattctcTTTTATTCTCTTTAAAGGTTTACTCTagtttttttatattcttttactgcctctctctctctctctactgtctTTTTATCCTTCTCTTTATCTAgtcttctttctctcctcccccCTTTTGCTTCCCTTTCTGCATATTTCTGGGAAGAtattctcctgtgtgtgtgtgtgtttgtttgtgaactTGTTTGTCAGGTTTGACTAAAGAAAGGAAATCAAATCTGAGTTAGTTggaggagcagtgtgtggagGAGGGGCTCAGTTTTTAAGCGCCACTCTTTTACTCTGATGTCACAGCTGTGCTgagatcatttttttttaaatagagagAATACAGATGTTGCATTGAACTCTATAGGTTTAGTcgttagttttgtttttgttggtgaGGAATTTAAAAACCCACTGCATTTATACAGTACCAGCCCTAACTGAGCTACTtttttaattccaccttaaatggtgctgcaTTTAAATTCTGACACCTGTAGAAAAAGAACCAGAATTGTTTTGTTCTACCTTAAAAAAATGCAGCAGTTGGTTCCTTATTGAACAACCtcttattctaattttctgtgCTATCTTAAATTATGCAGCAGCTGGAACCTCAACGGCcaatgtcttatttttatttcctgttccaccttaatctTCCATTTCATGCCTTTTATAGTgagttctctctctcgctctctctctctgtgtgtgtgtgtgtgtgtgtgtgtaaaagcagGTTTGACACAGAGTTCCACTTCAAGTCACGGCCAGGTCAGTTCTGGTAAAATGctatgtattatttaattttttatctaTTTGTTAAGTTTAACCaagtggaaacacacacactactaaaAAAGTGCAATACTTAGACGGCGTGTCGTTATTTCCGCCCAGAAAACCAATAAAAACGTGCATTTGATCAGGAGTGCGCAAATATTTGCATGCTGTAACAAATGTGTCCTGAAATAGGCTTCTGATTATAATTCAACTATGACGCAGTCTGGTGCTATTCCACAGTTGGCCACACGGCGGCGCCACAGTTCTTACAGGTCTTTTGAACGGTCACAATTCATTCAGTATTtggaaacacaacaaaaaatgtaaagaaatagtGAATAATCTGATAATATTCTTACACTTCCTCTTCACAAcagtaattattaataataattaaataaattaaacacattATTTATCAAATCTAAAATCTCTAATCAGTGTCAGAGTGAAGGGCCCTCAGTAAACTGCTGACCACCCTCTacaccaggggtcggcaaccttcaccactcaaagagccgcttggacccgtttcacacagtaaagaaaacactgggagccacaaaacccttttaaaattttaaatgaaataacactgagcataacagggttttttgtctttgtgctctgtataaacaaactacactgtgttacatttatgaaaccaacgaacgactgcagagaaaatgaaataacatttctgcattcaacaaaacatttttaactccgaaaaaatgacgttgtgttgacggttaaaatactcaatgtctatttgagtccctatagtaatggaaaaaaaacgcCGAACATAAATTATCCCCTGGCAGCAAACAAcactgctgtcctctctctgcgtgccgtcattattttactggcgccgtgcagtcagcggtcaaaaagttcaagaaaccgcacactgccgggtgtcgcacattggaagttgtgacgtgtattaagagcgacaaaaatattttaaatattaaatattaaattattttagatattaaaagatcgccataatcttcatagaattacattttgaaaataaacgaaccaaattaataatgattttaattaaatacccattaattattttcaatagctgagccgcatcagagggatcaaagagccgcgggttgccgacccctgctcTACACAGCGCCATCGTCAGGCAGAGGAGCTCATTCAGCAGCAGACTCCACGGACTCATCTCAGCACTGCAAATAATAATCCTGTGACTTTACTGTACCCCGGACAATTGAATAGACTCACCCCTCTATATTTCGGCAAAGAAAGTGGCAAGGAAAACcccc is a window of Hoplias malabaricus isolate fHopMal1 chromosome 1, fHopMal1.hap1, whole genome shotgun sequence DNA encoding:
- the kdf1a gene encoding keratinocyte differentiation factor 1 isoform X2 codes for the protein MPGHSSVPNHKSRSHAQGTGRCRPEGFRQGRTNSRDSATSQESYREHYNYQQESSREYQSVPPETHRNHYGSPMETYKESYREYHGTFQDSYRDHKTSSQEPYQNHHGVPQNVYRDHNSPGHDLYWDHRGTGQEASRERNVPNQEFSREQYCDRARTIDVQPSANPPPRYANGRGSESLGFIPGSAAAAPVAGGRACGSCSSMGWSGCRAFLCCVLTCGIYGNRQPCLPANESSTDNPPKSDPEPRRAGNLAISNPTCGVTMEPSKQAPQLPSSESFRYRDVYLAGKKVVYPANSEAPPRRSRNTGKGESQRPVSNTSVYSREDLDLDDMDDGGTDIDSLITKKLLELYKLHQIEQLAKCTSDQSFSRKTNEISDLINSIAQDYNLEEQEAECRLVHGVIRISTRKYRSRDALMPASTRRDGTLPDSGNETMTFTFSNEPEVQVSELTPSDELARKMRMHSGRSAYYSSSATDSSGAPLLC
- the kdf1a gene encoding keratinocyte differentiation factor 1 isoform X1, whose protein sequence is MPGHSSVPNHKSRSHAQGTGRCRPEGFRQGRTNSRDSATSQESYREHYNYQQESSREYQSVPPETHRNHYGSPMETYKESYREYHGTFQDSYRDHKTSSQEPYQNHHGVPQNVYRDHNSPGHDLYWDHRGTGQEASRERNVPNQEFSREQYCDRARTIDVQPSANPPPRYANGRGSESLGFIPGSAAAAPVAGGRACGSCSSMGWSGCRAFLCCVLTCGIYGNRQPCLPANESSTDNPPKSDPEPRRAGNLAISNPTCGVTMEPSKQAPQLPSSESFRYRDVYLAGKKVVYPANSEAPPRRSRNTGKGESQRPVSNTSVYSREDLDLDDMDDGGTDIDSLITKKLLELYKLHQIEQLAKCTSDQSFSRKTNEISDLINSIAQDYNLEEQEAECRLVHGVIRISTRKYRSRDALMPASTRRDGTLPDSGNETMTFTFSNAEPEVQVSELTPSDELARKMRMHSGRSAYYSSSATDSSGAPLLC